ATGCCGTCGGTGCCGTTGATCAGCGCCAGGCCCTCCTTCTCGGCCAGCCGCACCGGCTCGATGCCCGCCGCGGCCAGAGCTTGCGAAGCCGGCACGAGCCGGTCCTCGGCGTCGCGGACCTCGCCCTCGCCGGTCAGCGCCAGGGCCGCGGCCGACAGCGGCGCGAGGTCGCCGGAGCAGCCCAGCGAACCGAACTCCCGCACCACCGGCGTGATGCCCGCGTTGAGCATGGCGGCCATCGCCTCGGCGGTACCCAGCCGGACGCCGGTGTGGCCGCTCGCCAGGGTCTTGAGCCGCAGCAGGACCAGGGCGCGGACGACCTCCCGCTCCACCTCCGGGCCCGCGCCCGCCGCGTGCGAGCGGACCAGCGCCTGCTGGAGGGCGGCCCGGCTCTCCGGCGGGATGTGCCGGACCGCGAGCGCGCCGAAACCGGTGGACACGCCGTAGGTGGGCCGGTCGGCCGTTGCCAGGCGGTCGATGTGCGCGCGGGCGGTGGTGACCGCCTCGCGCGCCGCGTCCGTGAGCTCCACGCGTGCGCCCTCGCGGGCAACGGCGTGGACGTCGGCGCGGGTCAGGGGCTTGGGACCCAGCTGCACGGGTTGCTGCATGTGCCCATCCCACCCCGGCGGCCGGGTCCGCACGACCCGGGACCACCCGATGGTGTCTGGTATCCCAGACGTCTACCAGCGCGCCTGCGGCTCCGGGTCGACCACGACGAGGTCGGCCACCTCGACCAGCTCCCCGGCCGACGCCGGGCCCCGGTCCGCGTCCCACCCCGAGACGGTCAGGCGCAGCCCCGGGCCCATGGGCACGCTGAGGCTGCCGGCCGGGGTCTCGGTGTACCACGCGGTGCGCCCCCTGGCGGTGACCTCGCGCTCGCCGGTCTTGGCCGGGGTCATGGTGGTGAGCGCGACGATGTACCGGCGGCCCCGGTGCTCCGCGTCCACCCGGGTGCTCCAGCCCGGGTCGCCCAGCTCCGAGGTCGTGAACGCGGTCGAGCCGGCGAAGGACAGCGGCACGCGGACCCGCCGGTCGTCGGGCTCGACGTGCTCGGCGAAGCGCCGCGCCACAGTGCGCGCGTCGGGGACGCCCTGCGTGGTGACCGAGAGGAACCGGTCCTCGCGGACCTGCCAGTACAGCTGGTCGCCGGCGTAGAAGCCGGGCGCGCCGAGGATCGTGGTCCGGTCCTCGGGGGCGGCGCCTGCCATCGTCGCGGCGAGCTGGGCGGTGTCCCCGGTGCGGACGGAGAAGCCGATCTGCGCCGCGAGCGGTTCGTCGGCGCCCGGCCGGTGGTAGTGGCGCTCCGACCCGTACGACGCGTACGACCGCTGCCACTCGACGAAGCCGTCGGGCACCCACGACGGGCGGTACTCCAGGGGCACGGTCGGCACGGCGGGCCCGGGGTCCACCGCCGTGGTCGGGATCGACGCGGCGGGTGGCGCCGGTTCGGCGGCGGGCCTGGCCACCGTGGTGACCGTCACCACGACCGCGGCGGCCGTCGCGGCGGTGGCCAGCACCAGGAGCAGCGGCTTGCGGGTGCGGCGCGGCCGGTGCAGCGCGGCCAGCACCGGACCGGGCGGCGGGGTGCGCTCCGCCCGCAGGCGCAGGGCCTCGGTGAGCAGCTTCTCGGTGTCGTTCACAGCGCCTCCTTCACCCGCTCGTGCGCGCGCAGGGTGGCCAGCGCGCGGGAGATGTGGCTGCGGACGGTGACCTGGGAGCAGCCCAGGGCCGAGGCGATCTCGGCGTCGTCGCAGCCCTCGTAGTAGCGCAGCACCACGGCCGCCTTCTGCTTGCGCGGCAGCTCGTCGATGAGCTGGAGCATGGCCTCGCGCTCGTCGTAGTGGCCGGTGGTGTCCGGCCCGGGTGGGTCCACGCCGGTCAGCGGGAGGTGGGGTCTGAGCCGTCGGCGCCAGCTCAGGTACTCGTTGGTGACCATCCGCTTGAGGTAGGCCACCGGCGCGTCCACCGCCGAGATGCGCGCCCAGCGCTGCTGGGCCCGCAGCAGGCACTCCTGGACCACGTCCTGAGCGAGGTGCGGGTCGCCCGTCAGCACGGTCGCGTACCGCAGCAGGGGCGTCACCTGCGCGGCGGCGAACTCCTCGAAGCCGGTGGTCATGCCCCTCCAATGCGCGCCGGCGCCGATTTGTTGAGAATGGGTTCGTGGGAGCCAGCAGCGACGTGCCGGCGCTGCGCCGGGGCCTCGCGGTGCTGCGGCTGCTGGCGAGCCGACCGGGACCGCTGTCGGCGGCGGCGGTGGCGCGCGAGCTGTCGCTGCCCAGGTCCACCACCTACCACCTGCTGGCGGAGCTGGCGGCGGCCGGGTTCGCGACCCACTTCCCCGAGGAGCGACGCTACGGGCTGGGCGTGGCCGCGTTCGAACTCGGGTCGGCCTACCTGCGGCACGACCCGCTGGAGCGGCTGGCCCGCCCCGTCCTGCGGCGGCTGGTGGACCAGGTGGGCCGGACCGCCCACCTGGGCGTGCTGCACGGCGCCGAGTCGCTGTACCTGGTGCGCGAGCAGCCGCGGCGCCCCACCGCGATCGTGTCGGACGTCGGTGTCCGGCTGCCCGCGCACCTGACCGCGTCGGGCCGGGCGATGCTGGCCGGGCTGCCCGCGGCGCAGGTGCGGGCGCTGTTCCCGGGGCGCGCGTCGTTCGTGGACCGCACCGGCCGGGGACCGGCGGACCTGCCCGCGCTGCGCCGCCTGCTGACCGCGGAGCGCCGGCGCGGGTGGGCGGTGGAGGACGGGTACGTGACCGCGGGCTTCGCCTCGGTGGCCGCGCCGGTGGTCGACCGGGGTGACCGGCCGATCGCGGCGATCACCGTGACGTTCCGGCACGTGTGCGAGCCCGCGGACGGGCCCGGCTGCGGCGAGGCGTGGCCGGACCTGGCCGCCGAGGTGCGGCGGGCGGCCGACGAGCTGACCGGCCGCATCGGCGGTCGGGCGTAGGGCCTCAGCCCTCCATGAGCCCTCGATCGCCCGGAAGGGGACGTTCCTCGGCGGGGTGTGGCAATCAGCCCTCTGCCACCGGACGGCCCGCGTGGGGTGGCCGCCCCGCCGATCCGGACACCTCGGCCGCCGATCGGGACCTGTGCGCGCGGTCGCTGTCCGTGGAGGTGCCGGCGGGGTCGTCCACTGAGCTGCGAGAACGAGCCACGTGGTGGTCCGCGAACGGATCCGGGTCGGCATCGACGTGGGCAAGACCACCCACCACGCCCGCGCGGTCGACGAGAGCGGAGAAGTCGTCTTCTCCCACCGGGTCGACCACGGCCGGACCGCGACCGAGCGGCTCATCGCGCGTGCCGGCAAGGCGGCCGTCGAGGTGCGGTGGGCGCTGGACCCGACCTCGGGCGCGGCCGGGCTGCTGGTGGTGTTGCTGTTGACCACCGGACAACCGGTGACCTCCGCGTCCGGACAGGCGGTCAACCGCATGGCCGTCGTGCTCGACGCGTTCGCGCGCCCGGATCGGGTCGTGGGTGAACCCCCCACCACCGCCCGGTAACGGCCTGGCGGCCGGGCTCGACCCCGGTGGCGCGGGATTGGACCAGCCCGTCGACCCGGCGGCGCGGGGCGGGCCGCAGTCCGATCTCGTGGTCGGGTTGTCGTACTCGTCGGGGCTCTCGACCGGGGTGATGACCGTCAGCCGGTGCGGCGGTGCGGCGTCGTTCACCTCCCCGGCTGCCGGGCGTGGGGCGGTGGAGGCGCGTCGTGGTCCGACGAGCGGAGCAACGGGCACTCGAATGGCCGACGGCCGCACGGGTGACCGTGATGCGGTTCGCACCGAT
This portion of the Saccharothrix syringae genome encodes:
- a CDS encoding SigE family RNA polymerase sigma factor, which codes for MTTGFEEFAAAQVTPLLRYATVLTGDPHLAQDVVQECLLRAQQRWARISAVDAPVAYLKRMVTNEYLSWRRRLRPHLPLTGVDPPGPDTTGHYDEREAMLQLIDELPRKQKAAVVLRYYEGCDDAEIASALGCSQVTVRSHISRALATLRAHERVKEAL
- a CDS encoding IclR family transcriptional regulator, which gives rise to MGASSDVPALRRGLAVLRLLASRPGPLSAAAVARELSLPRSTTYHLLAELAAAGFATHFPEERRYGLGVAAFELGSAYLRHDPLERLARPVLRRLVDQVGRTAHLGVLHGAESLYLVREQPRRPTAIVSDVGVRLPAHLTASGRAMLAGLPAAQVRALFPGRASFVDRTGRGPADLPALRRLLTAERRRGWAVEDGYVTAGFASVAAPVVDRGDRPIAAITVTFRHVCEPADGPGCGEAWPDLAAEVRRAADELTGRIGGRA
- a CDS encoding IS110 family transposase, which produces MVRERIRVGIDVGKTTHHARAVDESGEVVFSHRVDHGRTATERLIARAGKAAVEVRWALDPTSGAAGLLVVLLLTTGQPVTSASGQAVNRMAVVLDAFARPDRVVGEPPTTAR